One window of the Salvia miltiorrhiza cultivar Shanhuang (shh) chromosome 6, IMPLAD_Smil_shh, whole genome shotgun sequence genome contains the following:
- the LOC130990933 gene encoding cytochrome P450 81Q32-like: MDTPLLFYTFLAVISIFVIYKLSAPRRRLPPNPAVALPVIGHLHLLKQPLHRNLHRLSQRAGPIFSLKLGVRRVVVVSSPALVEECFTRNDVVFANRPNILVDKYIGYDHSTMSGAPYGELWRSLRRVAAQEVLSSARLSAFLEIRQDEVKFLLLSLHKSCHQGFSKVELRPKLSNLTFNNMTRMLAGKRFFVEEKESEQGLKFRRLINDVFVVAQASNPQDFLPFLQWIDYGGFTKKLAALAEEMDEMLQSLVDEHRREKRNSMIGHLLSLQKSEPEFYSDLAIKGLVMSLLFAGTDTSSITIEWAMSLLLNHPRILTKAKQELEAKIGHDRLVVEEDLSKLPYLHNIILETFRLFPAGPLLVPHESSSDCRVGEYDIPRGTLLFVNAWAIHRDPGVWEDPTSFKPERFEGVEVEAHKLMPFGMGRRACPGAGLAHRLVGLALASMIQCFEWERVDGEEVDLGEGEGLTMPKLVPLQAMCRSTQIMSNLIIH; this comes from the exons ATGGACACACCTCTTCTCTTCTACACATTCCTCGCTGTTATATCCATCTTCGTCATCTACAAGCTCTCAGCTCCCCGCCGCCGCCTGCCTCCGAACCCCGCCGTGGCTCTACCCGTCATCGGCCACCTCCACCTCCTGAAACAGCCGCTCCACCGCAACCTCCACCGCCTCTCCCAGCGGGCCGGCCCCATCTTCTCCCTCAAGCTCGGCGTCCGCCGCGTCGTGGTGGTGTCGTCGCCGGCCCTAGTCGAGGAATGCTTCAcccgaaacgacgtcgttttcgcCAACCGGCCCAACATCCTCGTTGACAAGTACATCGGCTACGACCACAGCACCATGTCCGGCGCCCCTTACGGCGAGCTCTGGCGCAGCCTCCGCCGCGTCGCCGCCCAGGAGGTGCTTTCCAGCGCCCGCCTCAGCGCGTTCCTTGAAATCCGGCAAGACGAAGTGAAATTTTTGCTCCTTAGCCTCCACAAATCTTGTCATCAAGGATTCTCTAAGGTGGAATTGAGGCCGAAGCTGTCGAATCTGACGTTCAACAACATGACGAGGATGCTGGCGGGAAAGAGATTCTTTGTGGAGGAGAAGGAGAGCGAGCAGGGGCTGAAGTTCCGGCGGCTGATCAACGACGTTTTTGTGGTGGCGCAGGCGTCAAATCCGCAGGATTTCTTGCCGTTTCTGCAGTGGATCGACTACGGAGGCTTCACCAAGAAATTGGCGGCGCTGGCGGAGGAGATGGACGAGATGTTGCAGAGCTTGGTGGATGAGCACCGGCGGGAGAAGAGGAACAGCATGATCGGACATCTGCTGTCTCTGCAGAAATCGGAGCCGGAGTTTTATTCCGATCTAGCCATCAAGGGCCTTGTCATG AGCTTACTCTTTGCCGGCACGGACACATCGTCTATTACCATAGAATGGGCAATGTCTCTTCTTCTCAACCACCCTCGCATCCTCACAAAAGCCAAACAAGAATTGGAAGCAAAAATTGGACACGATCGATTGGTAGTAGAAGAAGATCTATCCAAGCTGCCTTACCTCCACAACATAATCTTGGAGACGTTCCGGCTCTTCCCAGCCGGGCCGCTGCTCGTGCCCCACGAGTCGTCCTCCGACTGCAGGGTCGGGGAATACGACATCCCACGCGGGACCCTCCTATTCGTGAATGCATGGGCGATACACAGGGACCCCGGCGTGTGGGAGGACCCCACGAGCTTCAAGCCTGAGAGGTTCGAGGGCGTGGAAGTTGAGGCGCATAAGCTGATGCCGTTTGGGATGGGGCGGAGGGCGTGCCCCGGGGCAGGGCTGGCGCACCGGCTAGTGGGGCTAGCGCTGGCGTCGATGATCCAATGCTTTGAGTGGGAGAGAGTGGACGGCGAGGAGGTTGATTTGGGAGAAGGGGAGGGGCTCACCATGCCTAAGTTGGTGCCTTTGCAAGCTATGTGTAGATCAACACAGATCATGAGCAACCTTATTATTCATTGA